One Candidatus Dependentiae bacterium DNA segment encodes these proteins:
- a CDS encoding M48 family metalloprotease yields the protein MLKKQIMGTITVSWPLIGIFYNFPVLLHSPYSQIFGGIILGAYIWYLNYKNHAALQKGLLYVPSGSHKQMFENLIRSCNIDPTTITLKYAYTAQQIAMAMGRTIVIDPTTCTLSSDDTNATPVVSVFTHIYSAGLNTLQKERQLSQSQLTREAQSFFFKHELGHIIDNYSYKKLWIVFAVATTSTAIAISTVKLLLPFTNSLTEQSLAVIVGLFIGMFFDLFFTYASNFFFKVAAEKRADQFAAKYSTAQAITEVAHFFGKEEEMIETYKDPKNLLLKLPSTILSGHPTGKTREAYLLKWTEDKQS from the coding sequence GTGCTTAAAAAACAAATTATGGGCACCATAACTGTGTCTTGGCCATTAATAGGGATTTTTTATAACTTCCCAGTCTTGCTACACAGTCCATATTCACAGATCTTTGGTGGTATTATCCTTGGTGCTTACATTTGGTATTTAAATTATAAAAACCATGCAGCGCTGCAAAAAGGATTACTTTACGTACCATCTGGGTCACACAAACAAATGTTTGAAAATTTGATTCGCTCATGCAACATTGATCCAACAACAATTACTTTAAAATATGCCTACACCGCTCAACAAATTGCTATGGCAATGGGCAGAACAATAGTTATTGACCCTACAACCTGCACCCTGTCTAGCGATGATACCAATGCAACTCCGGTAGTCAGTGTTTTTACACACATTTACTCAGCGGGTTTAAATACACTTCAAAAAGAGCGTCAACTATCACAATCTCAATTAACTAGAGAAGCTCAATCATTTTTTTTCAAACATGAACTGGGCCATATCATAGATAATTATTCATATAAAAAATTATGGATTGTTTTTGCAGTAGCCACAACTTCAACAGCTATCGCAATTTCTACAGTAAAACTTCTTTTGCCATTTACAAACTCACTGACTGAACAGTCGCTTGCAGTTATTGTAGGCCTTTTTATTGGCATGTTTTTTGATCTGTTTTTTACTTACGCATCAAACTTTTTCTTTAAAGTTGCTGCTGAAAAAAGAGCTGACCAATTTGCTGCAAAATATAGCACGGCTCAAGCAATTACCGAAGTGGCTCACTTTTTTGGAAAAGAAGAAGAGATGATTGAAACATACAAAGATCCAAAAAACTTACTTTTAAAGCTACCTTCAACAATACTTTCTGGACACCCTACTGGTAAAACGCGTGAAGCTTATTTGTTAAAATGGACTGAAGACAAACAATCATAA